The Desulfonatronum thiodismutans genome contains the following window.
TCAGGATCAAATCCGGCGGAGGATCATCGGCCATGCCTTGCAAGGCCTCCTCCGCCGAGGAGAAGGGACGGACCCGCAGCCCTTCCATGCGCAGCAGGTTGGTCATGATCGTCAGTTGGGCCTGGTCGTCGTTGACCAGCACGATGCAAGGAGTATTTCTTTCGTTCGTCATTATTTCGGCTGGGAAGCAGCAGGGTGAAGGCTGATGTGGCTATGCGACATTGCAGACAATTTTTGTGGCTACTCAGTACATCCTGGTTAGAGCCTCATTTCGGCGCTGGATTCCCGCCTTCGCGGGAATGACGTGTTTTTCACTGCCGTCTCCGAGTCAGTCATACCCGCGAAGGCGGGTATCCAGTCCATTTTATGATCGTATGATGGTGAATAGTCTTTTTTAGATGGTTATGCTGATTTAGCGGTTTCCGGGGCCTCAGGGATGCGTTTCAACTCCGCGAGGAGCAGATGCAGACCGTTTTTCGTTTCCGGAACATTCCCGCTTTTCGCGGCCTTTTCCACGGTCAGGGCCGCGTCCCGGGCCGGGTCGGCGCAGAGCGTACCCAGCGCGCCTTTGATCTTGTGGGCCAGCCGGGCCGTTTGCTGAAGGTCCGGGTCATGGAGCAGGGGATGGATCTGTTCCAGGTATTCGGGCAGCTCTTCCTGGTAAAAGCCCATGGCAATTGTTTGCCACAGTTTGTCATTGCCCATAAATCGTCGCTTGACGTCCTGAAGGTTGTAGACCGGTCGGGAGTCAAGGCAAGGATCGGGATCGGAAATCGGCGTTGTCCGCGGAGGCTCGTTGGAGGAGGCTGTAAAAGCGGCTGGGCGTGTCTCCGGGGGCCGTGTCGGCAGCAAGCGCTGGATTTCGGCATGAAGCTGGTCGCCCTGGATCGGTTTGGGCGAGAAGCCGTCCATGCCTTTGCTCAGGAAAAATTCTCGCTCCTCGGGCAGGATATAGGCGGTGAGGGCGATAATCGGCGTGCGCGGCAAGCCATGGTCCCGCTCCAGGGTGCGGATGCGGGTCGTGGCTTCCAGGCCGTCCATCTCCGGCATCTGGATGTCCATGAGAATAATGTCGTAGGTTTTTCCTTGGAAGGCATCAACGGCCTCGACCCCGCTGGAAACCAGGTCGAAGCTGTATCCGTGCTGCCCCAAAAGAAAGGCGAGGTATTGCTGGTTGATGTCCACGTCCTCGGCGACCAGGATATGGGCTGAAGGGTGCTCGCCAAGCTGGTCCATT
Protein-coding sequences here:
- a CDS encoding response regulator, encoding MDQLGEHPSAHILVAEDVDINQQYLAFLLGQHGYSFDLVSSGVEAVDAFQGKTYDIILMDIQMPEMDGLEATTRIRTLERDHGLPRTPIIALTAYILPEEREFFLSKGMDGFSPKPIQGDQLHAEIQRLLPTRPPETRPAAFTASSNEPPRTTPISDPDPCLDSRPVYNLQDVKRRFMGNDKLWQTIAMGFYQEELPEYLEQIHPLLHDPDLQQTARLAHKIKGALGTLCADPARDAALTVEKAAKSGNVPETKNGLHLLLAELKRIPEAPETAKSA